One stretch of Nodularia sp. LEGE 06071 DNA includes these proteins:
- a CDS encoding CheR family methyltransferase, whose translation MNSVEKNPEFENLLTYLRQSRGFDFTGYKRSTLMRRVRKRMQSLSIESFEDYLDYLEVYPDEFNQLFNTILINVTAFFRDVSAWEYLKEEVLPKIVARKNHLDHIRIWSAGCASGEEAYTLAMLMAEILGAEEFRQRVKIYATDVDEEALNQARQAVYSAKDVQLVPPELKEKYFEPTGNNYVFRQDLRRSVIFGRHDLLQDAPISRLDLLVCRNTLMYFNSETQGRIMARFHFALNDTGYLFLGKAEMLLIHSNLFTPVDLKNRIFSKVTVGNLRDRLLVMANTVDEESSHRLSRYMRLREMAFDSATIAQVVVDINGTLVLMNSQARTVFGLSLKDLSRPFQDLELSYRPLELRSLIERAYAERRTITLTNVERYLSNAEMQYLDVRIIPLEDVDNSLLGVSIVFHDVTRFIQLQEALQRSRQDLETTNEELQSTNEELETTNEELQSTNEELETTNEELQSTNEELETMNEELQSTNEELQTINNELSERTTELNRTNVFLVCILKSLQTGIVVIDNSFNILVWNYMVEDLWGLRTDEVLGKSLFSLDVGLPLEQLRSPIRDSLSGKQQFQEMILDATNRRGRQIKCYLAITPLFGTVMEGAVLMMTDVDRVKSMISSKEIVQRRQQQQ comes from the coding sequence ATGAATTCCGTAGAAAAAAACCCTGAGTTTGAAAATTTACTTACTTATTTGAGACAAAGCCGGGGCTTTGATTTCACAGGCTATAAGCGTTCAACTTTGATGCGTCGGGTACGCAAGCGAATGCAATCTTTGAGCATTGAAAGCTTTGAGGATTACTTAGACTATTTAGAAGTGTATCCAGACGAATTTAATCAACTGTTTAACACGATTCTGATCAACGTGACTGCTTTTTTTCGCGATGTCTCAGCCTGGGAATACTTAAAAGAGGAAGTGTTACCCAAGATTGTGGCGCGGAAAAATCACCTAGACCACATCCGGATTTGGAGTGCGGGTTGTGCTTCTGGTGAAGAGGCTTACACTTTGGCGATGCTGATGGCGGAAATTTTGGGAGCAGAAGAATTTCGTCAACGAGTAAAAATTTATGCTACAGATGTAGATGAAGAAGCTCTGAATCAAGCCCGTCAAGCAGTGTATTCAGCTAAGGATGTCCAGCTAGTACCACCGGAACTGAAAGAAAAATATTTTGAGCCTACAGGAAATAACTATGTCTTTCGCCAAGACTTGCGCCGTTCAGTGATTTTTGGTCGTCATGATTTGCTGCAAGATGCGCCAATTTCCCGTTTAGACTTGCTGGTATGTCGCAATACACTGATGTATTTTAATTCTGAAACTCAAGGGCGGATTATGGCTCGGTTTCATTTTGCTCTTAATGATACAGGGTATCTGTTTTTGGGCAAGGCAGAGATGCTATTAATACATTCCAATTTATTCACCCCCGTAGACTTAAAAAATCGCATATTTAGCAAAGTCACCGTGGGGAATTTACGCGATCGCCTGCTAGTTATGGCAAATACAGTAGACGAAGAATCTAGCCACCGTTTATCTCGGTATATGCGGCTGCGAGAGATGGCTTTTGATTCAGCAACCATCGCCCAAGTCGTAGTGGATATCAATGGGACATTAGTGCTGATGAACTCCCAGGCGCGCACTGTGTTTGGTCTTTCACTCAAGGATTTAAGTCGTCCTTTTCAAGATTTAGAACTTTCCTACCGACCACTAGAATTGCGATCGCTCATTGAACGGGCTTATGCGGAACGCCGGACGATCACCTTGACAAATGTAGAGCGCTATTTATCCAATGCCGAAATGCAATATTTGGATGTGCGAATCATCCCTTTGGAAGATGTTGATAATTCTCTGTTAGGTGTAAGCATTGTTTTTCATGATGTGACTCGTTTTATTCAACTCCAAGAAGCTTTGCAACGCTCTCGACAAGATTTGGAGACTACTAACGAGGAACTCCAGTCTACTAATGAAGAATTGGAGACTACCAATGAGGAACTCCAGTCTACCAATGAAGAATTGGAGACTACCAACGAGGAACTCCAGTCTACCAATGAAGAATTGGAGACCATGAACGAAGAACTCCAGTCTACCAATGAAGAATTACAAACCATTAATAACGAACTCAGCGAACGCACCACAGAACTTAACCGCACTAATGTTTTCTTGGTCTGCATTCTCAAAAGTCTGCAAACAGGCATAGTGGTGATTGATAACAGCTTTAATATCTTAGTTTGGAATTACATGGTAGAGGATTTGTGGGGTTTAAGAACAGACGAAGTATTAGGAAAATCCTTATTTAGTCTAGATGTGGGTCTGCCTCTGGAGCAACTGCGATCGCCTATCCGGGATTCCCTCTCTGGGAAGCAGCAGTTCCAAGAAATGATTTTAGATGCTACCAATCGCCGGGGAAGACAAATAAAATGTTATCTGGCTATTACTCCCTTATTTGGCACAGTCATGGAAGGTGCTGTATTAATGATGACAGATGTAGATCGAGTCAAAAGTATGATTTCTAGCAAAGAAATTGTCCAAAGACGACAGCAACAACAATAG
- a CDS encoding hybrid sensor histidine kinase/response regulator — MIRENLEQAIAGAHQRLDNLSERASQIVQPNASLELLQEAIAETAISLEELHVLAEELTQQNQELVATRHLVEAERQSYQDLFNFAPDGYLVTDVTGVIQEANYAAAKLLNVRQSYLIGKPLAVFVHPTELPKFRSLMGKLQEQQDHKSTQELRIFHNEGKIDFPAEVTVVLNEGNSEGKKAGLRWLFRDISDRLQAQQKIREQAALLDITTDAILVRDLQNQVLYWNKGAENIYGWRAVEAIGRNTWELLTPEASPQLAEALKSVLENGSWLGELRKVTRKGQPVIINSRWILMYDAAGAPKSIMTVDTDITKKKQVEMQLLRAQRLESLGTLTSAIANDLNNILSPMMTVAQLLPLKHPQLGESSLQMLNLLETNTKRGTDLVQQMQSFTRNFQSQSPIVLVSQLIQEVEQTIKGIFPKSIEIATDIASDIELVLKDQAQLQEVLINLLVNARDAMPQGGKVRISANKAVMDQSFTKTHIGAKVGNYIVITVSDTRDGIVSDNSADAFLTTKEKRKHTALSLSIIIDIINSYGGFVEVSSQVGVGSQFQIYLPSSDRTPPTVDEIKLPTGNGELILVVDQEAAITQITKTTLEIHNYRVLIANNGIEALSLYTQHQKDIQLVLIDMMMSSMTGGTAIRTLQIINPQVQILAMSGFAAAEALVQTTVTGIQGFLAKPFTADELLNCISNVLMAKMTSS; from the coding sequence ATGATCAGAGAAAATTTAGAACAAGCGATCGCCGGGGCGCATCAGCGACTAGATAATTTATCTGAGCGTGCTAGTCAAATCGTACAGCCGAATGCTTCTCTGGAATTGTTGCAAGAAGCGATCGCCGAAACTGCCATTTCTTTAGAAGAGTTACACGTATTGGCTGAAGAGCTAACACAGCAAAACCAGGAATTAGTGGCTACCCGCCATCTTGTAGAAGCAGAACGCCAGTCTTATCAGGATTTATTTAATTTTGCCCCCGATGGATATTTAGTTACTGATGTGACTGGGGTGATTCAAGAAGCTAACTATGCTGCGGCCAAGTTACTGAATGTCCGCCAATCTTACTTGATCGGCAAACCGTTGGCTGTGTTTGTCCATCCGACAGAACTGCCAAAATTTCGCTCCTTGATGGGAAAATTACAAGAGCAGCAAGATCACAAAAGCACCCAAGAGTTACGGATATTTCACAATGAGGGGAAAATAGACTTTCCGGCGGAAGTGACAGTTGTCCTGAATGAAGGTAATTCTGAGGGAAAAAAAGCGGGCTTGAGATGGCTATTTCGGGATATTAGCGATCGCCTCCAAGCACAGCAAAAAATCCGCGAACAGGCGGCGCTGCTAGATATCACCACAGATGCCATTCTGGTGAGAGACTTGCAAAACCAAGTTTTATATTGGAATAAAGGCGCAGAAAATATTTATGGCTGGCGCGCCGTGGAAGCGATCGGCAGAAATACCTGGGAACTGTTAACACCAGAAGCTTCACCTCAACTGGCTGAAGCGCTGAAAAGTGTTTTGGAGAATGGTTCATGGTTGGGGGAGTTACGCAAAGTCACCAGGAAAGGCCAGCCCGTGATTATTAACAGCCGTTGGATACTCATGTATGATGCCGCAGGTGCGCCCAAATCGATCATGACTGTGGACACTGATATCACCAAGAAAAAACAAGTAGAAATGCAGCTGCTACGCGCCCAGCGATTGGAAAGCCTCGGTACTCTCACCAGTGCGATCGCCAATGACCTGAATAATATCCTTTCTCCGATGATGACAGTCGCTCAACTTCTACCCCTAAAACATCCCCAGTTGGGTGAAAGTTCGCTACAGATGCTCAATTTATTGGAAACTAATACCAAACGGGGGACTGATTTAGTCCAACAAATGCAGTCATTTACCCGCAACTTTCAAAGCCAAAGCCCAATTGTGTTAGTTTCACAACTCATCCAAGAAGTTGAGCAAACAATCAAAGGCATATTTCCTAAATCTATCGAAATTGCCACAGATATAGCATCAGACATCGAATTGGTTCTGAAAGATCAAGCCCAACTGCAAGAAGTATTGATCAACTTATTAGTGAATGCTCGTGATGCCATGCCTCAAGGTGGTAAAGTGCGAATTTCCGCGAATAAAGCCGTAATGGATCAAAGCTTTACGAAAACGCATATCGGCGCAAAAGTTGGTAACTACATAGTGATTACAGTTAGTGATACCAGAGATGGCATTGTTTCAGACAACAGCGCTGACGCATTTTTAACTACCAAAGAAAAGCGTAAACATACTGCTTTGAGTTTATCTATAATTATTGATATCATCAACAGCTATGGTGGTTTTGTGGAAGTCTCCAGTCAAGTAGGAGTGGGTAGCCAATTTCAAATTTACTTACCCAGTAGTGACCGCACTCCCCCCACAGTGGATGAAATCAAACTGCCCACAGGCAACGGAGAATTAATTTTAGTTGTAGATCAGGAAGCGGCAATTACTCAAATTACCAAAACCACATTAGAGATTCATAACTACAGGGTATTAATTGCCAACAATGGCATTGAAGCCCTCAGCCTCTATACCCAGCATCAAAAGGACATTCAACTAGTGTTGATAGATATGATGATGTCATCAATGACTGGGGGAACTGCTATTCGCACTTTGCAAATCATCAACCCGCAGGTACAAATTCTGGCTATGAGTGGATTTGCGGCGGCTGAGGCCTTAGTACAAACTACTGTGACGGGAATTCAAGGATTTTTAGCAAAACCTTTTACTGCGGATGAATTATTGAATTGCATCAGTAATGTACTTATGGCGAAAATGACTTCGAGTTAA
- a CDS encoding ferredoxin thioredoxin reductase catalytic beta subunit has translation MISSENNTTSTDKSLEAMRHFSEQYAKRTGTYFCSEPSVTAVVIEGLAKHKDDLGAPLCPCRHYEDKEAEVHATYWNCPCVPMRERKECHCMLFLTPDNEFAGEKQEITLETIKEVRESMG, from the coding sequence ATGATCTCATCAGAAAATAACACAACATCCACCGATAAAAGCCTAGAGGCAATGCGGCATTTTTCCGAACAGTACGCAAAACGGACTGGAACATACTTCTGTTCTGAACCTTCTGTCACCGCAGTCGTAATTGAAGGACTAGCCAAACATAAAGACGATTTAGGTGCGCCATTGTGTCCCTGTCGCCACTACGAAGACAAAGAAGCGGAAGTCCATGCTACATATTGGAACTGTCCCTGCGTACCCATGAGAGAACGCAAAGAATGCCACTGTATGCTGTTTCTGACCCCAGATAACGAATTTGCGGGAGAAAAACAAGAAATTACTCTAGAAACCATCAAAGAAGTTCGAGAAAGTATGGGATGA
- a CDS encoding LptF/LptG family permease — MDRYLTKELVAPFLFGVGAFSSLGVTIDAVFELVRKIVESGLPISIAIQVFLLKFPNFVVLAFPMSTLLATLMTYSRLSSESELIAMRGCGVSVYRMVLTAVMLSLLVTGMTFIFNEQIAPAANYQATMTLEKALKSDRPTFQQSNIFYPEYRDIEQPDGSKNRILARLFYADQFDGKQMKGLTIIDRSTEGLNQIVVSDSAEWNASDNVWDFYNGTVYLVAPDRSYRNILRFEHQQLQLPRTPLNLAERSRDYGEMNIAESLEQLEIERIGGDRQKIRKLQVRIQQKFSLPFVCVVFGLVGASMGTRPQRSGKGTSFGVSVIVIFTYYLIFFISGAMGQAGVFSPFIGAWLPNFLFLGIGLFLLMRVAER, encoded by the coding sequence ATGGACCGCTACCTGACCAAGGAATTGGTCGCACCATTTTTATTTGGTGTGGGAGCATTTTCATCACTGGGTGTCACTATTGATGCTGTGTTTGAGCTAGTGAGGAAAATTGTTGAGTCTGGATTGCCAATTAGTATTGCAATTCAGGTTTTCTTGTTGAAATTTCCCAATTTTGTGGTCTTAGCTTTCCCCATGTCTACCCTGCTGGCTACTTTGATGACTTATAGTCGTCTTTCCAGCGAGAGCGAACTAATTGCTATGCGTGGCTGTGGGGTAAGTGTCTATCGCATGGTGCTAACGGCTGTGATGTTGAGTCTGCTGGTGACAGGGATGACATTTATCTTTAATGAGCAAATAGCACCAGCCGCAAATTACCAAGCAACTATGACTCTGGAAAAAGCCCTCAAGTCAGACAGACCGACTTTTCAGCAGTCAAATATCTTCTATCCGGAATATCGAGACATTGAACAGCCAGATGGTAGCAAAAACCGGATACTGGCACGCTTATTTTATGCTGACCAGTTTGATGGTAAGCAGATGAAGGGTTTAACAATTATTGACCGCTCCACGGAAGGTTTAAATCAAATTGTGGTTTCAGACTCTGCGGAGTGGAATGCTTCTGATAACGTTTGGGATTTTTACAACGGTACGGTTTATTTAGTAGCTCCAGATCGCTCCTATCGCAACATTTTACGGTTTGAACATCAACAACTGCAACTGCCGCGCACACCATTAAACTTAGCCGAGAGAAGCCGAGACTATGGCGAAATGAATATTGCTGAATCTTTAGAACAATTAGAAATAGAACGTATTGGTGGCGACAGGCAAAAAATTCGCAAACTGCAAGTCCGGATTCAACAAAAATTTTCTTTGCCATTTGTCTGTGTAGTCTTTGGCTTGGTGGGTGCATCGATGGGAACCAGACCCCAGCGTAGCGGCAAAGGTACAAGTTTTGGTGTGAGTGTCATCGTAATTTTTACCTATTATTTAATTTTCTTTATTAGTGGTGCAATGGGACAAGCTGGTGTGTTCTCTCCCTTCATCGGAGCTTGGCTACCCAATTTCTTGTTTTTAGGAATAGGTTTATTCTTATTGATGCGGGTAGCTGAACGTTGA
- a CDS encoding DUF58 domain-containing protein translates to MKIIKPITNWLETRAIAPTYTGWVLAGIAICFFGAAVNTMAGWLYAISGISFAILGISAFLPPRSLVGLVVKRRPMQPVSAGDELTVELEICNQTRHAVSLLQAEDLLPFVLGKPVKTAIETINSQGSYHWVYYQPTSQRGVYRWQTVELATGAPLGLFWCRRRRECTATAIVYPTVLPLTTCPLVDEIGQEESKRGDPRGRPLQTATSGLVRSLRPYRMGDPTRLIHWRTSARYGELRVRELEIVTDGQDIVIALDSAGNWNSEQFEQAVIAAASLYFYAQRQQMQVQLWTASTGLVQGERVVLETLAATRYQEEISTSDQSNALIWLTQNPLSLTSLPKGSRWVLWQNLTSPDEAAVVNWDHPGIVVQNEQDLQPQLQKLLP, encoded by the coding sequence ATGAAGATAATCAAGCCGATCACCAACTGGTTAGAAACCCGTGCTATTGCTCCTACATATACTGGGTGGGTGTTAGCAGGAATTGCTATTTGTTTTTTTGGGGCTGCCGTGAATACTATGGCTGGCTGGCTGTATGCCATTAGTGGCATTAGTTTTGCCATTTTAGGTATCTCCGCTTTTTTACCTCCGCGATCGCTAGTGGGTTTAGTTGTAAAACGTCGCCCGATGCAACCTGTCTCAGCAGGCGATGAGTTGACTGTGGAATTAGAAATCTGCAATCAGACGCGGCACGCTGTCAGCTTGTTACAAGCAGAGGATTTATTACCATTTGTCTTGGGTAAACCAGTTAAAACCGCCATTGAGACGATTAACAGTCAAGGCAGTTACCATTGGGTATACTATCAACCAACTTCCCAACGGGGAGTCTATCGCTGGCAGACAGTCGAACTGGCCACTGGTGCGCCTTTAGGATTGTTTTGGTGTCGCCGTCGGCGTGAGTGTACAGCCACAGCCATTGTTTATCCGACTGTGTTACCTTTGACCACTTGCCCCCTAGTGGATGAAATTGGGCAAGAAGAAAGCAAAAGAGGTGATCCCCGTGGAAGACCTTTGCAAACAGCGACTTCGGGGTTAGTGCGATCGCTACGTCCATACCGCATGGGCGATCCCACACGCCTGATCCACTGGCGAACCAGCGCCCGCTACGGGGAATTACGGGTGAGAGAGTTAGAAATAGTTACCGATGGGCAAGATATCGTCATTGCCCTTGACAGTGCCGGTAATTGGAACTCAGAGCAATTTGAGCAAGCAGTAATTGCCGCAGCATCCTTGTACTTTTATGCACAACGCCAACAAATGCAAGTGCAACTATGGACAGCATCCACAGGTTTAGTTCAAGGCGAGCGTGTGGTTTTAGAAACTTTAGCCGCAACCAGATATCAAGAAGAGATTAGCACCAGCGACCAAAGCAATGCCTTAATTTGGCTAACTCAAAACCCCTTAAGCCTGACTTCCCTACCCAAAGGTAGTCGTTGGGTATTGTGGCAAAATCTCACCTCACCAGATGAAGCAGCGGTAGTTAATTGGGATCACCCTGGTATTGTTGTGCAGAACGAACAAGACCTGCAACCGCAACTGCAAAAACTATTACCTTGA
- a CDS encoding OstA family protein: MMSCYQLPVSQMRRVGLALMLPAALLGTLTFPSRMQTATAQTSQQNTPLTISADVQEYNANTQVATARGNVQMLYPARQIKATAAQAQFFSKERRIDLMGGVYILQEGVNSIRAEKVTYLIDEGRFVALPQSNRQVESTYMVNDSEVGGQSN; encoded by the coding sequence ATCATGTCCTGCTATCAATTACCAGTATCACAAATGCGTCGCGTGGGATTAGCCTTGATGCTACCAGCTGCACTCTTAGGTACATTGACATTTCCTTCTCGGATGCAAACTGCTACTGCACAAACATCTCAGCAAAATACTCCCCTCACAATCAGCGCTGATGTGCAAGAATATAACGCCAACACACAAGTAGCAACGGCTCGCGGTAACGTGCAGATGTTGTATCCGGCTCGCCAGATTAAAGCCACAGCTGCTCAAGCACAATTCTTTAGCAAGGAACGCCGCATTGATTTGATGGGCGGTGTCTATATTTTGCAAGAGGGAGTTAATAGTATCCGTGCAGAGAAAGTGACTTATCTGATTGACGAAGGACGTTTTGTGGCTTTACCTCAATCCAACCGTCAAGTAGAGTCTACCTACATGGTGAATGATTCTGAAGTTGGCGGACAATCTAATTAG
- a CDS encoding DUF309 domain-containing protein, whose product MSEIIPQEFWQGVEQFNSGQFYACHDTLEALWIEASEPEKTFYQGVLQIAVALYHLGNDNWRGAVILLGEGSNRLRRYPSVYSRIDVDELLSQSAGLLSALQQMGAEKFSAGDLSDRHALPSPKIVLINE is encoded by the coding sequence ATGAGCGAAATTATCCCCCAAGAGTTTTGGCAAGGGGTAGAACAGTTTAACTCTGGACAGTTCTACGCCTGTCATGACACTTTAGAGGCTTTGTGGATAGAAGCCAGCGAACCAGAAAAAACCTTTTATCAAGGCGTTCTCCAAATTGCTGTAGCGTTGTATCATTTAGGTAATGATAACTGGCGAGGTGCAGTAATTTTACTGGGAGAAGGCAGCAATCGCCTGCGACGTTACCCATCTGTTTACAGCCGCATTGATGTAGACGAGTTATTGAGTCAGAGTGCAGGATTGTTGTCAGCATTACAACAAATGGGAGCAGAAAAGTTTAGTGCTGGTGACTTGAGCGATCGTCATGCTTTGCCTTCACCAAAAATAGTGCTAATCAACGAGTAA
- the lptB gene encoding LPS export ABC transporter ATP-binding protein: MKIVLENIHKSYGKRNIVNRVNLSISQGEVVGLLGPNGAGKTTTFYIATGLEKPNQGKVWLDGIEITGMPMHKRAQLGIGYLAQEPSVFRQLSVQENILLVLEQTNVPRWEWSKRIQALLHEFRLEKVANSKGIQLSGGERRRTELARALAAGREGPKFLLLDEPFAGVDPIAVSEIQHIVAQLSDRGMGILITDHNVRETLAITDRAYIMREGQILAFGNPEELYNNPLVRQYYLGDNFQA, encoded by the coding sequence GTGAAAATTGTTTTAGAGAATATTCACAAATCTTACGGTAAGCGAAATATCGTCAATCGCGTCAACCTTTCCATTTCTCAGGGTGAAGTCGTCGGGTTACTAGGTCCCAATGGTGCGGGTAAAACGACGACCTTTTACATTGCTACAGGCTTAGAAAAACCCAATCAAGGAAAAGTTTGGCTCGATGGTATAGAAATAACTGGAATGCCTATGCACAAAAGAGCGCAATTAGGCATTGGTTATTTAGCTCAGGAACCAAGTGTTTTTCGCCAACTCTCAGTCCAGGAGAATATTCTCTTAGTCCTAGAGCAAACTAATGTGCCACGATGGGAGTGGTCAAAACGAATTCAAGCTTTACTACACGAGTTTCGTTTGGAAAAAGTAGCGAATAGCAAAGGAATTCAACTTTCTGGTGGGGAAAGACGGCGAACAGAATTAGCGAGGGCTTTAGCTGCGGGACGAGAAGGCCCGAAATTTTTACTTTTGGATGAACCATTCGCCGGAGTTGATCCCATTGCTGTTTCCGAGATTCAGCATATTGTCGCCCAATTAAGCGATCGCGGCATGGGCATATTAATTACAGATCACAATGTCCGCGAAACCTTAGCCATTACAGACCGCGCCTATATTATGCGTGAGGGGCAAATTCTCGCCTTTGGTAATCCTGAAGAACTCTATAATAATCCCCTGGTACGGCAATACTATTTGGGTGATAACTTTCAAGCTTAA